The Theobroma cacao cultivar B97-61/B2 chromosome 1, Criollo_cocoa_genome_V2, whole genome shotgun sequence genome contains the following window.
GACTTAAGGCATTACTTGTTGTTGGCAAATTGACACTGCTTCTTTGATCTTCGGAGCATTTAATAGTTAGGCGGAAAGTTCTTGTGAAAGATCACATCCACTTCCAAAACTTCTGAGAATGAGCGAAAGTTGGCTATTTACAATGATCCAATAGGCCAGACGGAAGAGGTTCACCAATCTCATTTCTGTAGTACTGGTCTAATATAAATTGCGTTGAAGAAACAGTGAATGGTGACCAGATGGAGCAAGGCATTATGAATCTTGGGACCTACGGAGTTCCCCTCAGAGGGTGACCTGATGATCACTGAAATATTAAGCGCTCTTATTTCTCTTTATCAGCACCAATGTTATTAAGAAAACTACATTTCCCATATTTATCTCTCAAAACCTTATCGTCCAGCGTATGCACACTGATAGAAGCACGTGTGCCTGTCCTGCACTGAATTGGGTTCTCCTtttcaagtaatcaaaatCTTTGGCTTTAGCTTTTTACGCACTCCTCTTTTCTCAATATCTCACTTTGGTAATTCCTTCAAACGCCgtgtctctttctctctcaatcactctttaattctttctcaagACATTCTTTAGGTGATATTCACTTTTTATGTGCATTCACTTCAGGATCTCACTCTCTGCATCTTTCAAATAAGTCAGACTGTACTTAGTTCATATTTCCTTATGGCACCAAACTATAGACACTTCCACAACCTCGGATTTCAATCTCTTTCCCCCATCAAAGATCAGAAAAACCAAACTTCTCAGCCTCCCTTGCCTACTTCAGACCCTGCATTTCCTATATTAGCCATTACTGTGTTAAGCATCATGGGTACAGCTTTCTTGCTAGTTAGCTATTATATCTTCGTGAGCAGATGCTGCGGCTCTAACTGGCACCAACTTAATCTGCTACGACGAATATCTTTGTTTCGAGCAAGACAAGAGGAAGATACATTCATTGCCTTCTCTCCAATGATGTGGAATCGCGGGCTTGATGAATCAGTCATTCGAGAAATCCCAACTTTTCAGTTCAAAAGGGTAGGTGATGAGAGAAGTATCTATGGTTGTGTGGTTTGTCTGAATGAGTTTCAAGAGCATGACATGCTTAGAGTTCTTCCGAACTGCGGCCATGCATTCCACTTAGATTGCATTGATATATGGCTCCAAAGCAGTGCCAATTGTCCTCTTTGCAGAACAAGCATTTCAGGCACTACGCGCTATCCAATCAATCGAATCATAGCACCTAGCTCTTCCCCTCAAGACTCACAGCCTTACACGGATAGCCTGATGGGTGGAGACGAGGACTTTGTAGTGATAGAACTTGGAGGAGAAGATGGAGGTGATCTACTACCACATAGGCAACAAGAGAGAGACAATTCAAGAGAAGAATTAATGCAGTTGCAGCCTAGAGCTCAATCGCCAAAAAAGCTGGAGCA
Protein-coding sequences here:
- the LOC18613163 gene encoding RING-H2 finger protein ATL16, translated to MAPNYRHFHNLGFQSLSPIKDQKNQTSQPPLPTSDPAFPILAITVLSIMGTAFLLVSYYIFVSRCCGSNWHQLNLLRRISLFRARQEEDTFIAFSPMMWNRGLDESVIREIPTFQFKRVGDERSIYGCVVCLNEFQEHDMLRVLPNCGHAFHLDCIDIWLQSSANCPLCRTSISGTTRYPINRIIAPSSSPQDSQPYTDSLMGGDEDFVVIELGGEDGGDLLPHRQQERDNSREELMQLQPRAQSPKKLEQKPGNLKSRKRHHVSIMGDECIDVRQKDDQFSIQPIRRSFSLDSAVDRKLFLSVQAIVQRNRHPGEINTTEECSNGARRSLFPFGHGRRPRNASFRERQRGREEAKRSILMEARGKGPNNE